In Setaria italica strain Yugu1 chromosome IX, Setaria_italica_v2.0, whole genome shotgun sequence, the genomic stretch GTGAGGTTCTCTGCGCCTacgcgcgcgcccgcgccgtcTGATGAGGAAGCTCTGCCCGAACCTGGAGCGCGATGACGCGCTGGACACGGTGCTGGAGGTGCCCATCCCGGAGGAGAtgttctccggcggcggcggcggcggctcccgggGCTCCAGGTTCGGCTGCACCAACGCCTTCGTCAAGGCGTGGACGCGGTCGCACGCCGCCGACCGGTCCGGCGCGGGGGAGCCCTGCTCCATGAGCCGCGGGGAGCTGCAGCTCATGCTCGGCGTCATCGGCGCGCCGCTCATCCCGCTGCCCGTCCACCACGCCAAGCAGTCGCCGTCCTCCGTCCTCTGCGAGCAGCTCAAGGCCGATCCCATTGTACGTACGATTACGATCGATCTCGAACGGACGACGACCAGCATTTCTCATCGGTTTATTGATGATCGTTCTTGATGACGAGCTGATCGGCGGAATATTTGTCCATCTTTATGCGCTGACTCCAGGAGTCGTCGTCGGCGAAGTACATCGTGCAGCAGTACATCGCGGCGTCGGGCGGGGAATGGGCGCTGAACAAGGTGACCAGCATGTACGCGATGGGCAAGGTGCGGATGACCGCCGCGGAGCTCAACAGCAGCGACGGAGacgcccacggcggcggcggtggaggcggaagCGGAGGCACCGGCCACGGGCACCGCGGCGGGAAGAAGGGCGGCAagggctgcggcggcgaggtcggcgggTTCGTGCTGTGGCAGAAGAAGCCGGAGCTGTGGTGCCTGGAGCTCGTCGTGTCCGGCTGCAAGATCAGCGCCGGCAGCGACGGCAAGGTCGCGTGGCGCCAGACGCCGTGGCACCAGTCGCACGCCTCCCGCGGCCCCCCGCGCCCGCTCCGCCGGTCGCTCCAGGTGCGTCGCGTACCCTACGCCCGCCTCCCCGCACGTGATTTCGTGTACGTTTTCCCAGCTAGCACCGCACTGTCCACGCCGTGTGTTCATGGGTactttccatatgcacacaccTAGGACCCGTCGAATGCACGATCGCGCGTCGTATTCCAGCTCAAAACACACTCATCTCAACCCCCACCAGTAAGTTCGTTCAACTCACCAACCAGATGAACTCGCGACAAAGCCAACCTGAATCTGATGTCGTTGCTGTTTCATTGCGTTTTATCGTTCCTGGTGCTGGACAATGGAACGGACTGGATGCTACAGCGCGTAGCATGTATACGTCCACTCCAGTCTCACTGAATGGACAAGCCATCATGTTTGTAGATGCCTGCGTCAGGGCATGTCGATCTCCCCTGCATATACTGTCGGCAGGACAGGGCAGGCAGATCGAACTCGCACCCGGACCAGAGAGATATCATGTGGCCTTTTCAGCACTCGCCGAAATAATATCAGCGAAGCGAGGAGGCCCGAGCTGCGAGCCGAGACCGAGGTCCGGGCCAGTGTCGGGGATAAGGCCGAGTGGTTTCTCTCATCATTAGCTACCATGATCGTGAGATCCAGGCGCCGGTCGGTACACGGATTCGGAGACTCTCATCATTGGCCGGTGCAGCACCTTGTCCTTGTCGACGACGGGAGGGGTCTGTCATTAGCGGAACAGCCGCTGCGGGGAGGCCACACGCGTAGGCGCTTAGCGCGGGGGCAGCGTGATTAGGGGTCGGCCTCGGCCGGGCCGGGTCCCTGGTCCTTGTTGAGCAGCACCCAACGTGCGGCCATGTGCGCGGGGGCGCGGCCGGACACATCACGTGGACATGGGCCTAGCGAGAGGAGACGCCTCGCGCGCCATCATCAATCGGTTGGTGGCGCGCGGCCTgtcagcggcgagcggccggttcCACCCGACTCTCCCCGCTAATCGCG encodes the following:
- the LOC101770153 gene encoding uncharacterized protein LOC101770153; the protein is MRKLCPNLERDDALDTVLEVPIPEEMFSGGGGGGSRGSRFGCTNAFVKAWTRSHAADRSGAGEPCSMSRGELQLMLGVIGAPLIPLPVHHAKQSPSSVLCEQLKADPIESSSAKYIVQQYIAASGGEWALNKVTSMYAMGKVRMTAAELNSSDGDAHGGGGGGGSGGTGHGHRGGKKGGKGCGGEVGGFVLWQKKPELWCLELVVSGCKISAGSDGKVAWRQTPWHQSHASRGPPRPLRRSLQGLDPQLTASLFADSVCIGERSVDGEDCFVLKVEAEASSLRARNSSSVEIIRHTVWGYFSQRTGLLVQLEDSHLLQIRSSGGTGGSVFWETTMESRLGDYRAVDGVNIAHSGRTAVSLVRFGDCQDGNTRTRMEEAWDIEEVDFNIWGLSMDCFLPPSDLREGKETQDVAVVKADARPPPIRIPAVTVRVGPSQVAAVNMDDSDSLIARS